Proteins from a single region of Parambassis ranga chromosome 18, fParRan2.1, whole genome shotgun sequence:
- the syt4 gene encoding synaptotagmin-4 — protein sequence MAPMVEGGAQLVAVPAGVAVVSVFGLVFTVSAFAWICCQRKNTKSQKTPPYKFVHMLKGVDIYPESLSGKKKFAAPASSSAGDNSKTDVNGNCHTQSPMSPSGTRKLACSPNGSRPALHLDLEKRDLNGNFTTKPFHHHHQKVRSSPDLELPSPQAGFTQPGVMDRRDLPSPSSALSSQAPTPAVDRPQGEEKESGLGTLHFSLEYQPERKAFIVHIKEAHGLSPTDEQSLTSDPYIKLTLLPEKKHRVKTRVLRKTLDPAFDETFSFYGIPLARVSELALHFMVLSFDRFSRDEVIGETLVPLSGIDLSEGRVLMSREIIKKNVKKSSGRGELLLSLCYQSTTNTLTVVVLKARHLPKTENNGPTDPYVKVNMYHGKKRICKKKTHVKKCSPNPVFNELFVFDLPSEEGLRDTSVELLLMDSDTGNSRSPNHVIGRLVLGTPVAGTPGDHWREICDHPRRQIAKWHAMSE from the exons aTGGCACCGATGGTGGAGGGCGGAGCTCAGCTCG TGGCAGTGCCAGCAGGTGTTGCTGTAGTGAGTGTCTTCGGCCTTGTCTTCACTGTGTCAGCATTTGCGTGGATCTGTTGCCAGCGTAAAAACACCAAATCCCAGAAGACACCACCCTACAAGTTTGTGCACATGCTCAAAGGGGTTGATATTTACCCAGAGAGCCTCAGCGGCAAGAAGAAGTTTGCGGCACCTGCCTCCTCGTCAGCCGGCGACAACAGCAAAACCGACGTTAATGGGAACTGCCACACACAGTCACCCATGAGTCCGAGTGGCACCAGGAAATTGGCGTGCAGTCCAAATGGCTCCAGGCCAGCTCTGCATCTGGATCTGGAGAAGCGAGATCTGAATGGCAACTTTACCACTAAACCttttcatcaccaccatcagAAGGTGCGGAGCTCCCCTGACCTGGAGCTGCCCTCACCACAAGCAGGGTTCACCCAGCCTGGTGTGATGGACCGCCGTGACCTTCCTTCACCTTCCAGCGCCCTCTCCAGCCAGGCGCCCACCCCGGCTGTGGACAGGCCccagggagaggagaaggagagtggCCTGGGGACCCTCCACTTTTCTCTGGAATACCAACCAGAGAGGAAGGCGTTCATTGTCCATATCAAG GAAGCCCATGGTCTGAGCCCAACAGACGAGCagtctctgacctctgacccctacATCAAGCTGACCCTGCTGCCAGAGAAAAAGCACCGTGTGAAGACCAGAGTCTTGCGGAAGACTTTAGACCCCGCCTTTGATGAGACCTTCAGCTTCTACGGGATCCCACTGGCCCGAGTGTCAGAGCTAGCCCTTCACTTCATGGTGTTGAGCTTCGACAGGTTCTCTCGTGATGAGGTCATCGGGGAGACCCTTGTGCCCCTGTCTGGGATCGACCTGTCGGAGGGCCGTGTCCTGATGAGCCGAGAGATTATCAAAAAGAATGTTAAG AAATCCTCAGGCCGAGGTGAGCTGCTGCTCTCCCTGTGTTACCAGTCCACCACCAACACTCTGACTGTAGTTGTTCTCAAAGCTCGCCACCTGCCCAAGACTGAAAACAACGGTCCTACAG ATCCGTACGTCAAAGTGAACATGTACCACGGAAAGAAGCGCATCTGTAAGAAGAAGACCCATGTTAAGAAGTGCTCCCCCAACCCGGTCTTTAATGAGCTCTTTGTCTTTGATCTCCCCTCCGAAGAGGGTCTGAGGGACACCAGTGTGGAGTTGCTGCTGATGGACTCAGACACAGGCAACTCACGCAGCCCCAACCACGTAATTGGGCGCCTGGTGCTGGGCACACCGGTGGCGGGCACTCCCGGCGACCACTGGAGGGAGATCTGCGACCACCCGCGTCGCCAGATTGCCAAGTGGCATGCCATGTCAGAGTAG